The genomic segment TTGGAACTTAGGCGGGAGTTGTCCAGTCATGACAGAGCTTCCTCTGCAGCGGAAAAACCGCGACCGAGCAGGTTGCGCGGCATCGTGCCGACAATCTTTCTTGTCTGACCGGTCGAACCCTCGACGCCTCCCGGCAACTCGACGGCGAGATCGAAGGCGAAGGTGGGCTTCCTGACCCCGCCCCTCGGGATGTGGAGCGCGCGGGTCATGGCCGTTCCCCCGGCTTGCCGAGGGGCAGTTCTGGTTCTCGTGGAACGGGCTCGTCGGGCCCCCTTCCCCGCCGCCGATACCCGACCTTCAGCGCGGCACCCGTCCTTGCGATCAGGGTTTCGACAGCGGTCCTGCGCTCTTCAAGGTTAGAATCTTTGTTAGACTCTAAGTTAAGGGCGCGATTTTCTGTTGTGGTGCATGTGGTTGAGCCCGGTTTCGGTTCCCGATAGCACGAGCCCCCGGTTCCTGATGGCACGATACCCCGGGTTCCCGATGGCACGAGGCCATTCACAGCTTGTCCACAGGGCGCGGCAGGCTCGAAGGCCAGCAGCATGCGGCCACCGGTTTCGATCTCGGCGAAGAGGACATAGCCGGGCAACGGCTGGCGGCGGATGATGTCGCGCAGCTCGAAGGCAAAGCGCTTGAAGGGCGAGAGGCTTCCGGATTTCTGATGCAGGTGACGGAAATCGAAGCGCCAGCCGCCCGCCTGCCGCCCACCATGCTTGCGCACGAGGCGGTAGAGCCAGCGGTCGAGCCCGCCGGTCAGATCAAAATAGGCGCGGTCGATGGTCAGGATCAGCGCGTCATCGAGGACGGCGCGGTAGAACCAGTCCGGGACGATCAGTTCGATCCCGTCCGGTCGCCCTTTGCTGTCGCTGCGTTCATGCCATTCGTTGATCCAGGAGAAGCGATGGCGCCGCCCCTCGGCGGGCTGGCGGATCGTCGTCGCCACCGTGGTCGATTGCAGCCGGTCCAGCGCAGCCTTCAGGCGCTGATAGTCCCGGAGCGACGTCCCGCGCCCGGTGAAATTGAGGATCTCATAGGGCGTGGCCGCCATCAGACGCGAGGTGCGCAGGCCCGCATCGCGCGCTTCGACAATCTGGCTCGCCGCCCAGATCAGGATGTCTGC from the Rhodobacter xanthinilyticus genome contains:
- a CDS encoding replication initiator protein A, translating into MAYPFFSLSKSPRIRPIDFVAGNVAIRVEAVPDHGMATIWDADILIWAASQIVEARDAGLRTSRLMAATPYEILNFTGRGTSLRDYQRLKAALDRLQSTTVATTIRQPAEGRRHRFSWINEWHERSDSKGRPDGIELIVPDWFYRAVLDDALILTIDRAYFDLTGGLDRWLYRLVRKHGGRQAGGWRFDFRHLHQKSGSLSPFKRFAFELRDIIRRQPLPGYVLFAEIETGGRMLLAFEPAAPCGQAVNGLVPSGTRGIVPSGTGGSCYREPKPGSTTCTTTENRALNLESNKDSNLEERRTAVETLIARTGAALKVGYRRRGRGPDEPVPREPELPLGKPGERP